The following is a genomic window from Miscanthus floridulus cultivar M001 chromosome 14, ASM1932011v1, whole genome shotgun sequence.
TCTGAGTCATGCTGCCAATTTCCTGAACTTCTAGGTCAAGCTGCGCCTTGGCTGCATGTACTGCCTCAATATCACAGTCGTAAGAATGCTTGAGATCACCTCGGAAGGATAGGATACCTTTAGGACCCGGCATTTTGAACAACAGATATAGATAATGAGGAACATCCATAAATTTAGCTAAATCAGGACAACCAAAGATAGCATGGTAAGATGAATAAAAGTTTGCTACTTCGAACTTGATGAATTCTGTTCTGTAGTTGGCGGTGGTCCCAAATGTGACGGGGAGGGTGATCTggccaagtggcattgctgctttttcgggtactatgccatagaATGGAATATGAGTCTTTGTAAGTAGGCCCGTGAAATCCAGACCCATCTTCTATACGGTACTAGCAAAAATAATATTTAGAGGAGTGGGTAGTGACCAGCATTGGAATAACTGGTCCATTATCATCCCTAGTGAACTGAATAGGGTACTCGGACAAGGGGAGATACTTAGGAGTGGCTGGTTCTGCAGACATAATCTGGCGGAGAGTAAGCTTCTGCTGAGTTTTGGAAGATGAAGTAGTCGCCATACCCCTAAATATCACTGCAATAGTACCCTTGGGATGCTGGAACTaaccatcacctccttgatcttCTTGATCTTTGTTAGTTTTATCATTTTCATTCTGCTTCTCTTGAGCTCTCTCAGCTCTTGTTGCAAGACCGTGCTTTTTGAGCTGAAAACACTGTGCCGTCGTGTGCTTGCCTTTGGGATGGAACGGACAAGGCATCTGCAACATATCCTCAAAGGTTTGAGGTTTGCCTCCCTTATTGGGAGGTTGCATTGAGGTGACAGTACTGTCAGGTCCACGCTTCTGACCAGTCTGCTGCCTTAGAGGACACCTTTGTTGGTTATTTTGACGATGTTGTTGCCCACCTTGAG
Proteins encoded in this region:
- the LOC136503666 gene encoding uncharacterized protein, producing MPLGQITLPVTFGTTANYRTEFIKFEVANFYSSYHAIFGCPDLAKFMDVPHYLYLLFKMPGPKGILSFRGDLKHSYDCDIEAVHAAKAQLDLEVQEIGSMTQKMKQDDLESPAKKTLSLSTTLDASTKKIVLDEADTSKTAVIGSQLSSE